From the genome of Glycine max cultivar Williams 82 chromosome 2, Glycine_max_v4.0, whole genome shotgun sequence, one region includes:
- the LOC100777531 gene encoding sorting nexin 1 isoform X2 — MEQQQQRTLSGSSQSPRSPSSSSQPFLSVSVTDPVKLGNGVQAYISYRVITKTNFPEYQGPEKIVIRRYSDFVWLRDRLFEKYKGIFIPPLPEKSAVEKFRFSAEFIEMRRQALDVFVNRIASHHELQQSEDLRLFLQAEEETMERLRSHETGIFKKKPADLMQIFKDVQSKVSDVVLGKEKPVEESNPEYEKMKHYIFELENHLAEAQKHAYRLVKRHRELGQSLSDFGKAVKLLGASEGNALGKAFSELGMKSEILSAKLQKEAHQLLMNFEEPLKDYVRAVQSIKATIAERANAFRRQCELAETMKLKEINLDKLMLIRSDKVAEAEHEYKELKAESEQATKTFEMIVKLMNEEMGRFQEQKTLDMGIAFHEFAKGQARLANGIADAWRSLLPKLEACSTS, encoded by the exons ATGGAACAACAACAGCAGAGAACTCTCTCCGGTTCGTCGCAGAGCCCTAGATCTCCGTCTTCGTCGTCGCAACCTTTTCTCTCCGTCTCCGTCACCGATCCCGTTAAGCTCGGCAATGGCGTCCAAGCCTATATCTCCTACCGCGTCATCACCAAA ACAAATTTTCCTGAATACCAAGGACCTGAGAAGATTGTCATCCGACGTTACAGTGACTTTGTCTGGTTACGTGATCGCCTTTTTGAGAAGTACAAAGGCATTttcattccccctcttccagaGAAAAGTGCTGTAG AGAAATTTCGTTTCAGTGCTGAATTTATTGAAATGAGGCGGCAAGCATTGGATGTATTTGTAAATAGGATAGCATCACATCATGAACTTCAACAAAGTGAGGACCTGAGGTTGTTTTTGCAGGCAGAGGAAGAG ACAATGGAACGATTAAGGTCACACGAGACTGGCATATTCAAGAAGAAACCAGCTGATCTAATGCAGATTTTTAAG GATGTGCAATCTAAAGTCAGTGATGTTGTCCTTGGGAAAGAGAAGCCAGTAGAAGAATCAAATCCTGAGtatgaaaaaatgaaacattacATCTTTGAGCTTGAAAACCACTTGGCTGAAGCTCAAAAGCATGCATACCGTCTTGTGAAGAGGCACAGAG AGTTGGGGCAATCACTGTCTGATTTTGGAAAAGCAGTAAAACTTCTAGGTGCTTCTGAAGGAAATGCTCTTGGAAAAGCATTCTCTGAACTTGGGATGAAGTCAGAGATTTTATCAGCCAAGTTGCAAAAGGAG GCTCATCAGCTCTTGATGAATTTTGAAGAACCTTTGAAAGATTATGTCCGTGCGGTACAATCTATTAAG GCAACAATAGCAGAGAGGGCCAATGCCTTCAGAAGACAATGTGAACTGGCTGAAACAATGAAGCTAAAGGAGATTAATCT TGACAAGCTCATGCTGATTCGATCTGATAAAGTTGCAGAAGCTGAGCATGAATATAAAGAG TTGAAGGCAGAGAGTGAACAGGCGACGAAGACATTTGAGATGATTGTGAAACTAATGAATGAAGAGATGGGTCGTTTTCAGGAACAGAAAACATTAGATATGGGGATTGCTTTCCATGAATTTGCCAAAGGTCAGGCACGTCTAGCAAATGGTATTGCAGACGCATGGCGAAGTTTGCTTCCTAAACTGGAAGCATGTTCCACCTCATAG
- the LOC100778068 gene encoding protein ORANGE-LIKE, chloroplastic isoform X2 — translation MTTFSFFSHFLSSTIPPSPSPSSKNSIFYALFKGNTKQFTFSKATNLLQLQPRITVFSSLKDAGSSDNTPSNFCIIEGPETIEDFVQMQLQEIQDNIKSRRNKIFLLMEEVRRLRVQQRTRRGQKVVNEEGEEKPDEMPDIPSSIPFLSHVTPKTLKKLYLTSMSFISAIIVFGGLIAPTLELKLGLGGTSYEDFIRSMHLPLQLSQVDPIVASFSGGAVGVISVLMLIEANNVEQQEKKRCKYCHGTVSETYTVQIEWKFWWL, via the exons ATGaccactttttctttcttctctcattttctttcctcCACTATTCCTCCTTCTCCCTCACCCTCCTCCAAGAACTCTATTTTCTATGCCCTCTTCAAAGGAAACACCAAGCAATTCACTTTTTCCAAAGCCACGAACCTCTTGCAGTTGCAGCCACGCATAactgttttctcttctttaaaGGATGCAGGCTCCAGTGACAACACACCAAG CAACTTTTGCATTATTGAGGGGCCAGAGACGATTGAGGATTTTGTGCAGATGCAGCTGCAGGAAATTCAAGACAACATAAAGAGCAGGCGCAATAAGATCTTTCTTCTCATGGAAGAG GTAAGGAGATTACGTGTGCAGCAGCGCACAAGAAGGGGTCAAAAAGTTGTCAATGAAGAGGGAGAGGAGAAACCAGATGAGATGCCGGATATTCCGTCATCAATTCCTTTTCTTTCGCATGTG ACGCCCAAGACTTTGAAGAAGCTCTATCTGACTAGCATGTCATTCATATCTGCAATAATTGTATTTGGTGGGCTTATTGCGCCGACG CTGGAGCTAAAATTAGGTTTGGGTGGTACCTCATATGAAGATTTCATAAGAAGCATGCATTTGCCTTTGCAACTAAG TCAGGTCGACCCAATTGTGGCATCCTTTTCAGGTGGGGCTGTTGGTGTGATTTCAGTACTGATGCTAATTGAGGCTAATAATGTTGAGcaacaagagaaaaaaaggtgCAAGTATTGTCATGGAACTG TTTCTGAGACTTATACTGTTCAAATAGAGTGGAAGTTTTGGTGGTTATGA
- the LOC100777531 gene encoding sorting nexin 1 isoform X1, with protein MYPPRHPPWARSNSVAGQSNSPSGNQFHSLLFSKPRFSAVPLRHSLAPKTTMNMNPPQRTLSGSSQSPRSPSSSSQPFLSVSVTDPVKLGNGVQAYISYRVITKTNFPEYQGPEKIVIRRYSDFVWLRDRLFEKYKGIFIPPLPEKSAVEKFRFSAEFIEMRRQALDVFVNRIASHHELQQSEDLRLFLQAEEETMERLRSHETGIFKKKPADLMQIFKDVQSKVSDVVLGKEKPVEESNPEYEKMKHYIFELENHLAEAQKHAYRLVKRHRELGQSLSDFGKAVKLLGASEGNALGKAFSELGMKSEILSAKLQKEAHQLLMNFEEPLKDYVRAVQSIKATIAERANAFRRQCELAETMKLKEINLDKLMLIRSDKVAEAEHEYKELKAESEQATKTFEMIVKLMNEEMGRFQEQKTLDMGIAFHEFAKGQARLANGIADAWRSLLPKLEACSTS; from the exons ATGTACCCGCCCCGCCACCCACCGTGGGCCCGATCAAATAGTGTAGCCGGCCAATCCAACTCCCCAAGCGGCAACCAGTTTCACTCTCTTCTCTTCAGCAAACCACGTTTTTCTGCGGTGCCACTGCGACACTCGCTGGCCCCCAAAACGACCATGAACATGAACCCCCCG CAGAGAACTCTCTCCGGTTCGTCGCAGAGCCCTAGATCTCCGTCTTCGTCGTCGCAACCTTTTCTCTCCGTCTCCGTCACCGATCCCGTTAAGCTCGGCAATGGCGTCCAAGCCTATATCTCCTACCGCGTCATCACCAAA ACAAATTTTCCTGAATACCAAGGACCTGAGAAGATTGTCATCCGACGTTACAGTGACTTTGTCTGGTTACGTGATCGCCTTTTTGAGAAGTACAAAGGCATTttcattccccctcttccagaGAAAAGTGCTGTAG AGAAATTTCGTTTCAGTGCTGAATTTATTGAAATGAGGCGGCAAGCATTGGATGTATTTGTAAATAGGATAGCATCACATCATGAACTTCAACAAAGTGAGGACCTGAGGTTGTTTTTGCAGGCAGAGGAAGAG ACAATGGAACGATTAAGGTCACACGAGACTGGCATATTCAAGAAGAAACCAGCTGATCTAATGCAGATTTTTAAG GATGTGCAATCTAAAGTCAGTGATGTTGTCCTTGGGAAAGAGAAGCCAGTAGAAGAATCAAATCCTGAGtatgaaaaaatgaaacattacATCTTTGAGCTTGAAAACCACTTGGCTGAAGCTCAAAAGCATGCATACCGTCTTGTGAAGAGGCACAGAG AGTTGGGGCAATCACTGTCTGATTTTGGAAAAGCAGTAAAACTTCTAGGTGCTTCTGAAGGAAATGCTCTTGGAAAAGCATTCTCTGAACTTGGGATGAAGTCAGAGATTTTATCAGCCAAGTTGCAAAAGGAG GCTCATCAGCTCTTGATGAATTTTGAAGAACCTTTGAAAGATTATGTCCGTGCGGTACAATCTATTAAG GCAACAATAGCAGAGAGGGCCAATGCCTTCAGAAGACAATGTGAACTGGCTGAAACAATGAAGCTAAAGGAGATTAATCT TGACAAGCTCATGCTGATTCGATCTGATAAAGTTGCAGAAGCTGAGCATGAATATAAAGAG TTGAAGGCAGAGAGTGAACAGGCGACGAAGACATTTGAGATGATTGTGAAACTAATGAATGAAGAGATGGGTCGTTTTCAGGAACAGAAAACATTAGATATGGGGATTGCTTTCCATGAATTTGCCAAAGGTCAGGCACGTCTAGCAAATGGTATTGCAGACGCATGGCGAAGTTTGCTTCCTAAACTGGAAGCATGTTCCACCTCATAG
- the LOC100500228 gene encoding uncharacterized protein LOC100500228, whose protein sequence is MVMMASSSSTMQSVYPRVSGANFHVPLSPHSLVPVYSNSHSFSKLRNSIHLAAAPLPKASAGNGGLTDDGVSLGTMKLPLDTDLQRFDSLLFQWANSLCQGANLPLPVPLKVDKIPGGARLGFITIGDGKTEVLVYIDCLVFPPTENSAPIFRAIRNGPLKDKAPPGEPRIMRSLLQALQKSVEIARL, encoded by the exons ATGGTGATGATGGCAAGTAGTAGTAGTACAATGCAGAGTGTGTACCCGAGGGTGAGTGGAGCGAATTTCCACGTTCCGCTATCTCCCCACTCTCTCGTTCCTGTTTACAGCAACAGCCACTCCTTTTCAAAACTTCGCAATTCAATTCATCTGGCGGCGGCGCCGTTACCCAAAGCTTCGGCGGGGAACGGTGGCCTCACCGACGACGGAGTGTCATTAGGCACGATGAAGCTGCCTTTGGACACCGACCTTCAGAGATTCGATTCCTTGCTCTTTCAG TGGGCAAACAGCCTTTGCCAGGGAGCCAATCTGCCCCTTCCTGTGCCTCTCAAG GTGGACAAAATACCTGGTGGAGCTAGATTGGGTTTTATCACCATTGGGGATGGGAAAACTGAAGTTCTTGTGTATATTGATTGCTTGGTTTTTCCACCAACTGAAAACTCTGCTCCAATTTTCCGTGCCATTAGAAATGGTCCCTTGAAGGATAAGGCACCACCAGGTGAGCCCAGAATTATGAGAAGCCTTCTTCAAGCTCTTCAGAAGTCAGTTGAAATCGCCAGATTGtga
- the LOC100778068 gene encoding protein ORANGE-LIKE, chloroplastic isoform X1 translates to MTTFSFFSHFLSSTIPPSPSPSSKNSIFYALFKGNTKQFTFSKATNLLQLQPRITVFSSLKDAGSSDNTPSNFCIIEGPETIEDFVQMQLQEIQDNIKSRRNKIFLLMEEVRRLRVQQRTRRGQKVVNEEGEEKPDEMPDIPSSIPFLSHVTPKTLKKLYLTSMSFISAIIVFGGLIAPTLELKLGLGGTSYEDFIRSMHLPLQLSQVDPIVASFSGGAVGVISVLMLIEANNVEQQEKKRCKYCHGTGYLACARCSASGVCLNIDPISVCSASARPLHAPTTRRCPNCSGAGKVMCPSCLCTGMMMASEHDLRIDPFD, encoded by the exons ATGaccactttttctttcttctctcattttctttcctcCACTATTCCTCCTTCTCCCTCACCCTCCTCCAAGAACTCTATTTTCTATGCCCTCTTCAAAGGAAACACCAAGCAATTCACTTTTTCCAAAGCCACGAACCTCTTGCAGTTGCAGCCACGCATAactgttttctcttctttaaaGGATGCAGGCTCCAGTGACAACACACCAAG CAACTTTTGCATTATTGAGGGGCCAGAGACGATTGAGGATTTTGTGCAGATGCAGCTGCAGGAAATTCAAGACAACATAAAGAGCAGGCGCAATAAGATCTTTCTTCTCATGGAAGAG GTAAGGAGATTACGTGTGCAGCAGCGCACAAGAAGGGGTCAAAAAGTTGTCAATGAAGAGGGAGAGGAGAAACCAGATGAGATGCCGGATATTCCGTCATCAATTCCTTTTCTTTCGCATGTG ACGCCCAAGACTTTGAAGAAGCTCTATCTGACTAGCATGTCATTCATATCTGCAATAATTGTATTTGGTGGGCTTATTGCGCCGACG CTGGAGCTAAAATTAGGTTTGGGTGGTACCTCATATGAAGATTTCATAAGAAGCATGCATTTGCCTTTGCAACTAAG TCAGGTCGACCCAATTGTGGCATCCTTTTCAGGTGGGGCTGTTGGTGTGATTTCAGTACTGATGCTAATTGAGGCTAATAATGTTGAGcaacaagagaaaaaaaggtgCAAGTATTGTCATGGAACTG GGTACTTGGCCTGTGCTCGGTGTTCTGCAAGTGGCGTGTGCTTGAACATTGATCCTATTTCAGTATGTAGTGCTTCTGCCAGACCTCTGCATGCTCCTACAACCAGAAGGTGTCCAAATTGCTCTGGTGCAGGAAAG GTTATGTGTCCATCTTGCCTTTGCACTGGGATGATGATGGCAAGTGAACATGACCTGCGTATTGATCCATTTGACTAA